From the genome of Haloferax sp. Atlit-12N:
GCGGGACCACGTCGATACCGCAGTGGTCGGGCAGGGAGACGACGCCCGCCTGGTCGGCGAGGAACAGCACTTCGAGGACGTGCGAGGGCTCCTCGGTCATCGAGATACAGTAGGTGTCGATAGCGCCGACGCCGTACTCGCGCTGCCACTCGCCGAGCTTGCGGAAGCGGCGGAGGACGCGTTCGGCCGTCTCCGACACGTCGCCGGGGTCTTCGAGGTCGACGACGGGTTCTTCCTGCAGAATCGCGTCGGTGAGGAGTTCGACGCGCTCCGCCTCGGAGCTGCCATAGTAGTCGAGACCCTCGTGGGCCAACGCCTCGTGGACGGCCTCGGTGTGGTTCTCTTGGTGGTCGCGGAGGTCGAGGCTGGCGAGGGTGAAGCCGAACGTGTCGACCTGCCGCATCAGGGGCTCGACGTACACGTCCGCGACCTGTGCCGCGCCGGTCCGGCGGAGGCTGGTGTCGATGACTTCGAGGTCGGCCAGTAGCTCGCTCTCGTCCGCGTAACCGTTCGGGCGCACGTCCTCGACGCGGCGGAGTCGCTCGCGCATCAGTTTGAGCTTCTGGCGGTACGGCTCGTTGGGGTAGCGCTCGTCGGCCTCCTCGGCGACGACGGGGAGGAGTTCGCGGTCGGCCTTCAGCGAGCGTTCGAGCTCGTGGCCGGGGTCGATTCGTGTCGCGTCCTGACTCAGCACACCGGAGAGACGCTTGAGCGAGTCGCTGTACTTTTCGAGGGCGACGCTGCGCTGACGTTCGAGCGTGTCCTCTGTCACCTCGGGCGTGACGAAGGGGTTGCCGTCGCGGTCGGAGCCGGCCCACGACCGGAACTCGAACAGTTTCGGCACGTCGAGGCCGGGGTACTCGGCGCGGAGTTCCTCTTCGAGTTCCTCGTACACCTCGCCGACCACGTCGAACAGCGTGTTTTCGAGGTACCACTGAACGTTGCGGGCCTCGTCGGTCGGCTCGGGGCGGCGGTCGCGGACCTGCGAGGTCTGCCAGAGGCTCGTCACCTCGGCGACGACGTGCCGCCACTCCTGGTCGTGTTCGAGGTCGGTGAGACGGCGCTCGTCGAGCGTCTCCAGCCGGTTGGCGATGGAGCGGAGCTTCGATTTCACCGTCTTGCGGCGGGCCTCAGTCGGGTGCGCCGTGAACGTCGGCTCGATGAGCACGTCTTCGAGGACTCGTCCCAGAAGCTCCTCGTCGACCTCCTCGTCGTCCAGCGCGTCGAGCGTGTCGAGGATTCCGTCTTCGAGCGTCCCCTCCTGTGACGCCTCGCGGATGACGCGAACGCGCTCGCGCTCCTCGGCGAGGTTGATGAGTTCGAAGTAGGTCGTGAACGCGCGGGCGACGACGCTCTCACGTTCCGGTTCGAGGTCACCGACCACATCGTAGAGTCGCTCGCGCGACCCGGACTCGCCCTTCCGGTAGGCGATGGCCGCCTGCCGAAGCTCTTCGACCGTCTCGAACGACGCCGTCGACGTCTGCGCTTCGAGCACGTCCCCGAGCAACGCCCCAAGCTCGCGAACATCTTGCCGCACGTCTCTGGTGTGCAATCGCATCGTACTCGGATACGAGTAGCACATTCTAAAAGGCCACGAGTAACGTCGAAAAATTGCCCGGAAGTCGGTTCTAAACGAACGTTGCGCACGTTTTCGTCCCGTTTTCGACGACCGACGAATTCCGCGCGTTCGGGCGGTTGGACCCCTTCGCTGGCGGCCGTTTCGTGGGGCGTACTACCACGGTGGATTCGTCACGCTTTTACTGGCCGCCTCGAAGGTGAGAGTATGAGCGATAGCGACAAGTACCCCGCCGACTCGGGTCGCCGTCGGTTCGTCAAGGGCGTCGTCGGGGGAGCGACGCTCGCGGGCGTGGGAACGACAGGCGCGGCCGCCATCAACAGCGCAACGTCATCCACCGGTACCGGTGGGGGGCCGACGCAGGCGTACGCCATCGAGAACACCGCCGGTCCCGCACCGCGTGGCATGCCGCAGATCCCGATCGAGATCGACGACGAGGGCTACATCCGCGGCGTCTGGCCGG
Proteins encoded in this window:
- the ppc gene encoding phosphoenolpyruvate carboxylase translates to MRLHTRDVRQDVRELGALLGDVLEAQTSTASFETVEELRQAAIAYRKGESGSRERLYDVVGDLEPERESVVARAFTTYFELINLAEERERVRVIREASQEGTLEDGILDTLDALDDEEVDEELLGRVLEDVLIEPTFTAHPTEARRKTVKSKLRSIANRLETLDERRLTDLEHDQEWRHVVAEVTSLWQTSQVRDRRPEPTDEARNVQWYLENTLFDVVGEVYEELEEELRAEYPGLDVPKLFEFRSWAGSDRDGNPFVTPEVTEDTLERQRSVALEKYSDSLKRLSGVLSQDATRIDPGHELERSLKADRELLPVVAEEADERYPNEPYRQKLKLMRERLRRVEDVRPNGYADESELLADLEVIDTSLRRTGAAQVADVYVEPLMRQVDTFGFTLASLDLRDHQENHTEAVHEALAHEGLDYYGSSEAERVELLTDAILQEEPVVDLEDPGDVSETAERVLRRFRKLGEWQREYGVGAIDTYCISMTEEPSHVLEVLFLADQAGVVSLPDHCGIDVVPLLETESALNGARRIMGTLFENEAYGTALAARNDVQEIMLGYSDSNKENGFLAANWDLYKNQRRLADICDDFDVTMRLFHGRGGSISRGGGPMNEAMLALPNETVTGQIKFTEQGEAIAEKYANPRIAERNLEQMLNAQIRARLQAIRTPEEEVPDRWVDAMDTMATAAREEYQDLLESDGFVSYFEQATPITVIEELNLGSRPASRSDERSVEDLRAIPWVFSWTQSRCILPGWYSLAAGVNAFLEDGGDMDDLREMYDEWAFFRSTFDNAAMALARTDLEIATEYANLADEELREEFFTRLTAEYEDAADLMLDISERSSLLKREWLEESLRRRNPYVDPLNLLQTHLLSQTHRTDEEEQTLRLTVKGIAAGMKNTG